One segment of Candidatus Bathyarchaeota archaeon DNA contains the following:
- a CDS encoding cupin domain-containing protein — MSEKKYIFKFEDYVDAPIPKMGKFTRKMIIDSSTVDAKELTLLYGRYDPHATGRDYEKKCSHPNAEEILYITGGKGYVGIDEEEFLVEEGDTIWVPKDAVHWLYNPFDKPFEMLCVYSKASLKDTGLVIHE, encoded by the coding sequence TTGAGTGAGAAGAAGTATATCTTTAAATTCGAAGACTATGTCGATGCACCAATTCCAAAGATGGGTAAATTTACTAGAAAGATGATAATAGACTCTAGTACGGTGGACGCTAAGGAATTGACCCTCCTTTATGGGCGATATGACCCACATGCTACAGGGAGAGATTATGAGAAAAAATGCTCGCATCCAAATGCTGAGGAGATACTTTACATAACGGGTGGCAAAGGGTATGTAGGGATCGATGAAGAGGAGTTCTTAGTCGAGGAAGGAGATACTATTTGGGTTCCTAAAGATGCAGTACATTGGCTTTACAATCCCTTCGATAAACCTTTCGAGATGCTTTGTGTTTATTCTAAAGCTTCCTTAAAGGATACTGGTTTAGTAATTCATGAATAG